Within the Deltaproteobacteria bacterium CG11_big_fil_rev_8_21_14_0_20_49_13 genome, the region AAAAACAAGAAAACCTTGATTGATGCAGGCAGGGTATGTTAGCACCCACGTAACAGTTCTTCAGTATGTCACAGGGGTGCCGGCATGAGCGGAATCACCTGCTGACATCAGCGGAATTTGCAGATTGGACCTGACAAGCTACGATGGATTCAAGAGCGACCTGGCACAATTGGTCGCGGTCCTATTTGAATACGCGTTCTAAATATCCGATATTATCCGAGGTGCAATTTGAACTTTTTGAATGCCAGACCAACGCAAAAAACGGCTATCAGGAAAAGGGCCGCGGTATAGGTGACAACTACGAACGGGTCCCCTCCTTTCAGCATTATGTTCCTAAGCAGTATCGTGTAGTATATTAAAGGATTTGCCCATGATACGAACTTGAGTATCATCGGAAGATTATCTATCGGATACATGATGCCGGAGAGAAGTATCGCCGGCATCAAAAAGATGAAGCTCCCCATCATCGCCAGCTGCTGGTTCTTGGCCGCTACCGAAATGAATATGCCCATCGAAAGATAGGTCCCTATGAAAAGAAGGCTGGAGGCAAAATAGGCTCTGGCTCCCGGGCATGTAGGATATCTTGTCGCGGATCTCGAAAAAATCTATCGGTTTCCCGCTGTCCTTCCAGCCGATCTCGCCGCCGGATAGATTCAAAAGCCTCATGATGACCCGGAGGAGCGTTGTTTTTCCGGCACCTTCGGAACCTATGAGGCCGTGCAGCTTCCCTTCCGCGAAATCTATGGATATGCCGTCAAGGGCCTTTTTTTCCTTGGCAAAGGTCTTGGTGACATTTTTTACCTCAACCGATATTGGCATTAATCAACCTTCTTAATGAATCTGACCTCGATCGGCATTCCGGGCTTCAAAAGCATCTCGGAGTTGTCGAACTTGACCTTCACGCCGTAAACGAGGCGCGTTCTCTCTTTTCTGGTCTGGACGTTCTTTGGTGTGAACTCGGCCTCATCTTTTATATGAACTATCTTGCCCGGGATCTTCTTGTCGTGAAGTTCGGGAAGGACCCCTGTAACGTCCTCGCCAATTGAGAGCTGAACAAGAAGCGGCTGGTTCACATATACATAGGCCCAGACATCGTTCCTTAGATCTCCCATCGCCATCAGCTTGGTGCCGATGTTGACCCAATCACCGGCCTCATGGAACTTTGTGAGAATTATGCCGTCGATCGGCGCCTTGACGGTGCACCATTCAACATTGAGCTTACTGTCCTCGAACGACTTTTTGTAGGCATCGTACTGTTCTGGCGACATATTGCCCGTCTTAAGGAGCTTTTCAGCTCGTTCAAAATCGTTCCTCGCCTTATTGAATGCGACTATATAATCCTCGCACGTTAGCGTATAAAGCGTCTCTCCAACATTCACGTTGTCGCCTTCGTCTACAAGTCTTGCCGCTACCTGACTGTGGACGCGGGGGGCAACATCGACCTCCGTTGTCTCTATGGTGCCGACGTAGATGGATTCATCGCTCGGATATACAAAATAGGCCACCACCGCTATAAGGACTAGGGCTATCGCTACGGCCTTCTTTTTAAATTTCGGGTCTTTGACCTTGAACTTTTTTAAAAGACCATTCTTGAGCATTTTTCACCTCTTCATCCACCGCCAGAGCAAGAAGCTTGGATATCTGGACGGCAAGGCTGGCATTGTCCCTTGCAGCGTCTACCTTGGCCGAAAGGGCCTTGACGTTCGCCCTCTGCACATCCAGGAATATTATCTTTCCGGCCTTGAACGAATCGTAAGATAACTTCGCCACCTCTAGCGCGTCGCCCACCACCTTTACGTCAGTTGTGCGAAGTCTTTTATACGTATCTATCCAATCCCTCGTCTCGGATACATCTTTGGTCAGATCAATAACTGTCTGCCTTTTTTCTTCACTGGTCGAACGGGCCTTATATTTCTGGCTCTTGGTCTCTTTCCAGATGCTCCCCCATTCGAGTATCGGCATCTGAAGTCCCATCATCAGGCTGTTCTGCTGGATTATCTCATTCTGTCCGAGGTTCGGGTACTGATAACCTGCGATACCGGTAAGAGATATTTCCGGAAAATATTTTGCCGCCACGCTCTTTGCCGAAAGTTCGTAAGAGCTCTTCTGATTTTCGAGCGCCTTTACCTGGGGATGTGTCTCGGGGTTGAACGGTGTACCAGATCTGGGAAGCAGCAGGTCTAGCGATACGCTCAACGGTTCGGTATCAAGGTTCTCTGCGGTCTCTATGTCCTTTTCTATTCCGAGCGACGCGGCAAGCGCCCTTTTGGAAACGTAAAGTTCCCCTAAGGCCTGTTCAAGGTCCTTTTCGCGGTCGCTCATCTCCTGATGGGCCACGGCAAGGTCGAACTTGTCGGAAGCACCTACTTTGAACTTTTCATGAATGTAAGCGTACTGCGATCTTGCAAGGGTAAGCGCATCTTTCACGAGCTTTACCTGTTCCTTTGCAAGCTGAACACCGATATATGATGTCCTTGCTCCAAGCAAAACCTCTCTTTTATCATAATCTAATATGTTACTCTGTGCATCAGCGGCCCTCTTCAGGCTCTTCGCCCTGTTGAGTATCTGCCCCGTGTCCCAAACTATGAAATTAAGGGTGGGACTGATCGACCAGTTGAGATGAGTGCCGACCGTATTGCTAATTCCAAGGGAAGGAAATTCTATCTTCCCTATCTTGGATACGAGCGTGTTCTGCGCATTAAGGCTCAAGGTGGGGAGCCTCTTTAGTTTCTGAGAAGAGGCCGCCTGATACGCTGAATCGGCAGTGTAACTTTGGGCGATTATCTGCGGCGAGTTCTTTATGGCTATCTTTTCAGCATCTTTAAAGGTAAGAAGATTCAAACCTTCAGCGAACACCGTATTGCACAAAAAAAGAAGGCAAACTGTAGAAATTATCCCCTTCATTGAGAGATATGGTTATATGATTTTGTTTGATAAATAAAGGGTTATTTAACTCTGGAGAGGGCAGTTATCAATAAGCCTGGTCTTTCCTGCAAATACGGCGGCGAGGATCCTCGCCGGCCTATCTATTAATGCCAATCTTTCAAGTGTTTCAGCATCACATATCTTTAAGTAATCTATCCTGAGAAAAGATGAGACTCTTATCGTATTTTCTGCGATATTTATTAGCCTAGCTGAATTCCTTTCGCTTTTTTTGAAGGCGCTTTGCGCGGCAAAGATGCCTTTGGAAACTAAAAGAGAGGCTGCCCTTTCATCCTTTGAAAGGTGGGCGTTGCGGGAGCTCATTGCAAGACCGTCGCTCTCGCGGACCGTGGGGACCCCGACTATTTCAATGGGGGCATTAAGGTCCTTTACCATCGTTCTTATTGCAACCAGCTGCTGATAATCCTTTTCACCGAAAATAGCGACATTCGGTTGAACAATATTGAACAACTTTTGAACCACCGTTGTAACGCCTCTAAAATGTGTGGGCCTTGATCCTCCGCAAAGCCCCCTTGTGACCTCCGTCACATCCACATACGTCTGGTATCCTTTCGGATACATATTTTTATTCGACGGAAAGAAGACGACATCAACGCCGCAAGACATGGCCTTTTCAAGATCTCCCTCTTTGTCGTGCGGATATTTTGCAAGGTCCTCTGTCGGCGCGAACTGCTTCGGGTTCATGAATATAGAGAGCGCCAGTCTGTCGCCAAATTTTCTGCCTTCCCGCAGGAGAGTCAAGTGCCCTTCGTGAAGGGCCCCCATTGTCGGAACAAAGGAGACGCGAAGACCTTCCTTGCGCAACTCAAGCGCCAGTTCCTGCATCTCTTTTGGAGAAGATATGATCTTCATTATTTGGATGTGACTTGCTTCACTACCTGCAACTCTCGGTGGAACGTCTGCCCTTCGGAAGGAAATTCACCTTCTTTGACATCATTGATATAACTTTTAACGGCGGAGGTTATGATGTTGTTGAGGTCGGCGTACTTCTTAACGAACTTTGGGTTAAACTCCTTGTCCATCCCCAAAAGGTCGTAGATAACGAGGACCTGGCCGTCGCATCCGGCACCCGAACCTATCCCTATCGTTGGGATAGAAACGGTCTTGGTAATTTCAAGGGCGACCTCCGAAACTATCCCTTCAAGAAGGAGCATGAACGCCCCGGCCTCTTCAAAACCTTTGGCCTCTTCGATAAGTTTTTCTGCCGAATAGGATGTCTTGCCCTGAATTTTGTATCCGCCCATCTGGTGTATCGACTGTGGCTTTAGGCCTATGTGAGCACAAACAGGTATTCCCGACGATGTCATCGCGGCAACGGTCTCAATAAGCTCAACGCCGCCTTCGAGTTTGACAGATTCGGCCCCACCCTCTTTAAGACATCTCCCTGCGTTGATAAGCGCCTGATCGATAGATGCCTGATAGCTCATAAACGGCATATCGGCCATAATATGCGCGCGCCTTGTTACTTTTGAGACACACTTTGTGTGATAGATGATATCTTCAACGGTAACGGGGATGGTGTTGGTGTTCCCCTGAACTACCATTCCAAGCGAATCTCCTATCAATATCGATTCAACTCCCGACTCTTCCAAAAGTTTGGCAAAGGTCGCGTCGTACGCGGTGAGCATGGTGATCCGCTCGCCCCTTGTCTTCATCCCCTGAAGATACGATGTGGTTATCTTCTTTGTGACGATCTCTTTGCTCATAAATACATGTCATTGCGAGGAGCGGGAGCGACGAAGCAATCTAGTCCGCTGAATTGCTTCGCTTACGCTCGCAACGACTAGCGCATCGTCAATTTAATTTTTATCGACGAAGCCGGTAGAAATTAAATTGTTACGTGCACTTGTGCTAAAGACAACCAGTAAAAATTTAATAGACACTGTACTAGGTCTTACTTACATAGTGATAGTGCGCTATCCCTTTATTATGTGAAACAATGGCCTTCTTCAGATTTTCCCAATCTGTCTTATTTTTTACGTAATCAATATCGCTTGCATTAACGACAAGGAGCGGACAGTCGATATAATTGAAGAAATAATCGTTATATGCGTTCGTCAACTCCTCAAGATATTCTACCGTTATGGATTTTTCATAACCAATCCCTCGCTTCTTTATCCGTTCAAGAAGGACCTCCGGCGTTGCCTGCATGTAGATGACAAGGTCCGGCTTTGGGATCTCTGCATGAAGAAGCGAATATATCCTCTCATAGAGGGCCTGCTCGTCTTCGTTTAGATTTATATTTGCAAAGACCCTGTCCTTGGCGAACGTATAGTCACAAACTATGGGAGTTGTTATCTTTTTTAAGGTCAGTTGCTGCTGATAGCGGTTTAAAAGAAAGAATATCTGCGTTTTAAAGGCGTGTAGTTTTCTATCCTTATAAAAATCGGGGAGAAATGGGTTTTTTTCGGCCGGCTCAAAGATGGCCTCTGCGCTCAGGTCCTTTGAGAGCATCTTAACTAGCGTTGTCTTTCCCGCGCCTATGGGACCGTCTATCGCGATATATTTATATTGCATATGAGATGATAATCTTCCTGGTTCGCGCAGGGTGCAAGCCTTAGCTAAGGCTTACGCTATCGTCAAGATATTATTGTGTTTGCAAGGAGTACATACTTCTCAATAGACAGCTCTTCTGGCCTTTGTGTGGACTTTATCCCGGCCCTTTCAAGGGCCGGAAGGTGCTCTTTTGGGACGGAATTCCTTATCATCTTCCGGCGCTTGCCGAAGCATGATTTAACAATGTTTTCAAATAGTTGCCTGTCTTTTATCTTGTATGGAGAGTCCTTATAAAAGTGGATCTTTACAACGGTCGAGGTAACCTTTGGAGGGGGCAAGAATGACCTTGGAGAGACATGAAAGCATTTCTCTATTTTAGCTGAGACCTGCATCATTATAGACAGTATCCCGTAGTCTTTACCACCGGACTTGGCCACAAGCCTCTCCGCCACCTCCTTTTGTATCATTATAACGCCGCGCTCAAAGAGATCCTTGTGATCGCGGAGCTTAAAGAGGATGGGGGTGGAGATGTTGTAGGGAAGATTACCGCAGAAAAGCCGTGACCCGTGATTCGTGATTCGTGATTCGGAGAAAATAATATTTAGATCCAATTCCAAGAAGTCGGAATGGACGATCTCGAGACTGCTCGAATCGTTGGCAAGTGACCGAAGACTAGTAATCATATCCGAGTCTTTTTCAACGGCAACAACGTGACCCGCAAGTTTTAAGAGCTCTTTTGTCAGGATGCCGGTGCCAGGACCTATTTCAAGGACCGTATCATCTTTTGTTGGTGCAAGCGTTCGGGCGATCTTCTCAACCGTCGGATGGGCTATCAGGAGATGCTGGCCAAGTGACTTTTTAAGATGCATTAAATTCCTATTTCTTCGTTGGCGGTTGCCGACAACTCCGGGCCATCTTTCTCCCCCATCTCCAGGTATCTGCCGCCGACATAGGCTACCATTGCGGCATTATCGGTGCAGAATTTCATGCTGGGAAGGAACATCTCTATCCCCTCTTCTTCGCCAGCTCTTTTTAATTTTTCACGAAGGGAGCTGTTTGCCGCCACGCCCCCGGAAATAACGGCCGCCTTGCAGTTATATTTTCTGCACGCCTTTATTATTTGCGTCGTCAAAATATTCACAACCATCCCCTGAAAGCTTGCGGCCATATCCTTCTTGGAGATATGAAGGTTCTTCTTGAATTCGAGCATCACTGCCGTTTTTAGACCGCTAAAACTGAAATCGAACTCGCCAACCTCAAACACGCTTCCGGAGTTGAGCTTTGGTCTTGTAAATTTAAAGGCCTTGGGGTTCCCCTCTTTTGCGGTACTGTCAATGATCGGACCGCCCGGATACCCAAGCCCCAAAAGTTTTGCCACCTTGTCAAAGGCCTCACCGGCCGCATCGTCACGTGTCGCCCCCAGTAATTTATATTTTCTAAAATCTTTCACAAGATAAAGGCTTGTGTGTCCGCCGGAGACGACAAGCCCTATATGTGGATACGGAATGTTTTCGTGTTCAATGAAGGCGGCGTTTAAGTGTCCTTCTAGGTGATTAACGCCTATTATAGGTTTATCGGAGGCGTAGGAAATGGCCTTTGCAAATGAGATCCCTACCAGAAGCGCTCCCATGAGCCCCGGCGCCCTTGTAACTGCTACACCGTCGATATCTTCGAGCTTCATTCCGGCCTTTTCCAGTGCAAGATTGAACAAGGGGACTATCATCTCCATATGCCTGCGCGATGCAAGCTCCGGAACTACACCGCCGAATCTTTCGTGTATCTCATTCTGCGAGGCGATAACACTTGAAAGAAGCGTCCTGGGCGTCTTTAGAACCGCAACTGCGGTCTCGTCGCATGAAGATTCGATACCGAGGATGAGCATCTATCTCTCCCTGCCCATTGTGGTTGGCAGATCAGTTTTTTCAGGAAGGTCCGTCTTTTGCATCCGGCTCTTAAGTCCCGGGGCAAGAGGAATGCCGTCGTGAGAGTCGTACGGCCTCATTGTGGTGGTCGGGGTAGACCCTAGCGCGGGTGTTCCGGATAAGGCTTGCGCCTCTTTTTGATTTAGCCTGTCGAGTTTATCCTTGGCCATTGTCGCTTCGCTCGAGGAAGGATAATCCTTTATCACCTTGTTAAGAAACGTCTTCGCCTCCTCGGGCATACCAAGTTCGGCAAAGGCGTAGCCCTGTTTCAATATTGCGGCCGGCGCCTTGTCGGCCCTGCCGTGTTTGTCTATCATCACCTGAAATTCCTTGATCGCCTTTGGATAATCCTTCATCGCAAAATAGCATTCGCCTATCCAGTACTGCGCGTTGTCGGCAAGGTCGCTCTTGGGGTTGCTCTTGAGAAAGCTTCTGAATGCGGAAACGGCGGTGAGAAATTCGCTGTTCCGGACCATGTCCAGCGCCTTTTGATAGTTCGCGGTCTCTGTCAATGCCGAGGGCATGACCTTTCCAACAGCCTTGGATATCTGCTGGCCATATATCTCCAACCTGTCATTAATGGCGGCGAACTGGTCGCTCGTGTCACGCTGAAGCCTTGATATGTCGGCCTCCTGTTGCTTTATAATGTGCCCGTTAGCCTCGATGGTCCCCTGTATCGACTGATATTCGGACCTTAGCTGTTCTATAGTTGCAAGGGCGCTTGCGACCTTTTCGTTCCTAGAAACGGAATCGGCATGGAATGCCTTTACCTGCGACTCAAGCCTATCCAGCTTATCCTTAACGGCATCGGCAGATGCCGACAAGGCCCAGAAAAGACAGAGCATAAAAACAAGGATAACCCTTTTCATACGTCCTCCTTGCCCCGAGTAAGGCTCGAAGGGCCGCATCGAGGGGCTGGCTGATAATAAAAAACCACAAGGGCAACTTTACACCACCCTTGTGGTCTTTTCAAGTACTCACTATGTTCGTGATATCCTTCGACTCGCCCCTATCAGGGCGAGGTCAGGATGACGCTCGATCGCGTTCAGATCACTTCGCTACGAACTCATCGCGCCTGTTCTGCCACCAGCAGCTCTCATCGTGTTGCAAGCAGATAGGCCTCTCTTTGCCATAGCTGATGGTCGATGTTCTGCCAGAATCAACACCCAGGTTCTGCAGATAGTTCTTTGCAGATTTTGCGCGCCTGTCGCCGAGGGCGATGTTATATTCAGCCGTCCCACGTTCATCACAGTGGCCCTCTACCGTCAGCTTGGTGCTCTTGTTCTTCTGCAACCAATCTGCGTTGCCCTTCATGGTCCCATCGTGTTCCGACTTGATGTTATACTTGTCGAAATCGAAGTGAACTCTGTTGAGTCCAGCCGCGCCGCCCGACGCCTTTGTGGTTTTGCGTGCGCAGCCTGCGGACACCACCGCGAGCGCCAAGACCACCATCGCGACTACTGCCAGCTTGTTTGTGTGTCTCATTTCTTTTTTGCCTCCTGTTAAAGGTTGAATTTCAATGAAAATACCGTCCCTTAGGGGCCGTTTATACAGAAAAGGGTTATGCCTAGTCAAGAGTAAAATCTTCTAGTTTTTTAACTTTTAATGGATTAGATATGCCGGAGTTATGAAAAAATATCTGATATTGATCGACAAGTCGTGGCTTGCCCAGAACGTTTTTCGCTCCGTTCTCTCAAGCTCTTTCGAAGTTGACATGGGTTTTCATCTAGAGGATAT harbors:
- a CDS encoding secretion protein HlyD, translated to MLKNGLLKKFKVKDPKFKKKAVAIALVLIAVVAYFVYPSDESIYVGTIETTEVDVAPRVHSQVAARLVDEGDNVNVGETLYTLTCEDYIVAFNKARNDFERAEKLLKTGNMSPEQYDAYKKSFEDSKLNVEWCTVKAPIDGIILTKFHEAGDWVNIGTKLMAMGDLRNDVWAYVYVNQPLLVQLSIGEDVTGVLPELHDKKIPGKIVHIKDEAEFTPKNVQTRKERTRLVYGVKVKFDNSEMLLKPGMPIEVRFIKKVD
- a CDS encoding pantoate--beta-alanine ligase produces the protein MKIISSPKEMQELALELRKEGLRVSFVPTMGALHEGHLTLLREGRKFGDRLALSIFMNPKQFAPTEDLAKYPHDKEGDLEKAMSCGVDVVFFPSNKNMYPKGYQTYVDVTEVTRGLCGGSRPTHFRGVTTVVQKLFNIVQPNVAIFGEKDYQQLVAIRTMVKDLNAPIEIVGVPTVRESDGLAMSSRNAHLSKDERAASLLVSKGIFAAQSAFKKSERNSARLINIAENTIRVSSFLRIDYLKICDAETLERLALIDRPARILAAVFAGKTRLIDNCPLQS
- the panB gene encoding 3-methyl-2-oxobutanoate hydroxymethyltransferase; the protein is MSKEIVTKKITTSYLQGMKTRGERITMLTAYDATFAKLLEESGVESILIGDSLGMVVQGNTNTIPVTVEDIIYHTKCVSKVTRRAHIMADMPFMSYQASIDQALINAGRCLKEGGAESVKLEGGVELIETVAAMTSSGIPVCAHIGLKPQSIHQMGGYKIQGKTSYSAEKLIEEAKGFEEAGAFMLLLEGIVSEVALEITKTVSIPTIGIGSGAGCDGQVLVIYDLLGMDKEFNPKFVKKYADLNNIITSAVKSYINDVKEGEFPSEGQTFHRELQVVKQVTSK
- a CDS encoding deoxynucleoside kinase, with protein sequence MQYKYIAIDGPIGAGKTTLVKMLSKDLSAEAIFEPAEKNPFLPDFYKDRKLHAFKTQIFFLLNRYQQQLTLKKITTPIVCDYTFAKDRVFANINLNEDEQALYERIYSLLHAEIPKPDLVIYMQATPEVLLERIKKRGIGYEKSITVEYLEELTNAYNDYFFNYIDCPLLVVNASDIDYVKNKTDWENLKKAIVSHNKGIAHYHYVSKT
- the rsmA gene encoding ribosomal RNA small subunit methyltransferase A gives rise to the protein MHLKKSLGQHLLIAHPTVEKIARTLAPTKDDTVLEIGPGTGILTKELLKLAGHVVAVEKDSDMITSLRSLANDSSSLEIVHSDFLELDLNIIFSESRITNHGSRLFCGNLPYNISTPILFKLRDHKDLFERGVIMIQKEVAERLVAKSGGKDYGILSIMMQVSAKIEKCFHVSPRSFLPPPKVTSTVVKIHFYKDSPYKIKDRQLFENIVKSCFGKRRKMIRNSVPKEHLPALERAGIKSTQRPEELSIEKYVLLANTIIS
- the tsaD gene encoding tRNA (adenosine(37)-N6)-threonylcarbamoyltransferase complex transferase subunit TsaD; the encoded protein is MLILGIESSCDETAVAVLKTPRTLLSSVIASQNEIHERFGGVVPELASRRHMEMIVPLFNLALEKAGMKLEDIDGVAVTRAPGLMGALLVGISFAKAISYASDKPIIGVNHLEGHLNAAFIEHENIPYPHIGLVVSGGHTSLYLVKDFRKYKLLGATRDDAAGEAFDKVAKLLGLGYPGGPIIDSTAKEGNPKAFKFTRPKLNSGSVFEVGEFDFSFSGLKTAVMLEFKKNLHISKKDMAASFQGMVVNILTTQIIKACRKYNCKAAVISGGVAANSSLREKLKRAGEEEGIEMFLPSMKFCTDNAAMVAYVGGRYLEMGEKDGPELSATANEEIGI
- the ygbF gene encoding tol-pal system protein YbgF: MRPFEPYSGQGGRMKRVILVFMLCLFWALSASADAVKDKLDRLESQVKAFHADSVSRNEKVASALATIEQLRSEYQSIQGTIEANGHIIKQQEADISRLQRDTSDQFAAINDRLEIYGQQISKAVGKVMPSALTETANYQKALDMVRNSEFLTAVSAFRSFLKSNPKSDLADNAQYWIGECYFAMKDYPKAIKEFQVMIDKHGRADKAPAAILKQGYAFAELGMPEEAKTFLNKVIKDYPSSSEATMAKDKLDRLNQKEAQALSGTPALGSTPTTTMRPYDSHDGIPLAPGLKSRMQKTDLPEKTDLPTTMGRER
- the pal gene encoding peptidoglycan-associated lipoprotein; amino-acid sequence: MRHTNKLAVVAMVVLALAVVSAGCARKTTKASGGAAGLNRVHFDFDKYNIKSEHDGTMKGNADWLQKNKSTKLTVEGHCDERGTAEYNIALGDRRAKSAKNYLQNLGVDSGRTSTISYGKERPICLQHDESCWWQNRRDEFVAK